The following are from one region of the Paenibacillus sp. JZ16 genome:
- a CDS encoding helix-turn-helix domain-containing protein, producing MEKEKLSISSFAIKSGINSGTLSRFINGNQPLSVSSLDLITKAMNLEEGYFYSLYVNESTPNWRRLGPFIMRCAELGKLYCIDQAVDLIIDNPAYSSLLFDSAEALFHKGNREAALILYKKVAESEKHQHAERLGLCQYRIFTCSLNSDQEHNLNCTIQFEAYVKRLPEGVQLDALKDLTNTLLSLSKRNKAKYYAQEMGRISRMLYAQKHNKNRPHRKPIEPAKPLFGYILYSDLLLGSIAADNDDYDQALNYLSCYEDQSWIIESDEAAERTKEQFREWARGNRYLYELMKGNIEVLESYIEYISSRENEILRALFKIIQAANTYHFEFDEYLDRFENLIKDHLMRRESVGSYTEHIMDDRFANFLTDVGMYYIRKDNIQKGSKYILDSLEFSYTNNNAINIVRCCTTIEHIQSKLDHDDLERYAAIRDKLKVSGTLIHP from the coding sequence TTGGAGAAGGAGAAACTCAGCATTTCCTCTTTTGCAATTAAATCGGGAATCAATTCGGGAACCCTCAGCCGCTTTATCAATGGGAACCAGCCCCTTTCCGTTTCAAGTCTTGATTTAATTACGAAAGCCATGAATCTGGAAGAAGGCTATTTTTATTCTCTATATGTAAATGAGTCAACTCCGAACTGGAGGCGACTTGGCCCCTTTATCATGCGATGTGCCGAGCTAGGGAAACTCTACTGCATCGATCAGGCTGTTGATTTGATCATCGATAACCCAGCTTATTCATCCCTACTCTTTGATAGCGCTGAAGCACTATTTCACAAGGGTAATCGGGAGGCTGCTCTGATCCTATACAAAAAAGTCGCCGAAAGTGAAAAACACCAGCATGCTGAAAGATTAGGTTTATGTCAATACAGAATATTTACTTGCTCCCTAAACTCGGATCAGGAACATAATCTGAACTGTACCATACAATTTGAAGCTTATGTTAAGCGACTTCCTGAAGGGGTACAATTAGATGCTTTAAAAGATTTAACTAACACGTTGTTGTCCTTAAGTAAAAGGAATAAAGCAAAGTACTATGCTCAGGAAATGGGACGCATCTCTAGAATGCTGTACGCACAAAAACATAATAAAAACAGACCTCACAGGAAGCCTATAGAGCCAGCCAAACCGTTGTTTGGGTATATTTTATACTCCGATCTGCTGTTAGGCTCCATAGCTGCAGATAACGATGATTATGATCAAGCCCTTAATTATTTATCCTGTTATGAGGATCAAAGCTGGATTATAGAATCCGATGAAGCTGCCGAACGTACCAAAGAACAATTCAGGGAATGGGCTAGAGGCAACCGTTATCTATATGAACTAATGAAAGGCAACATAGAAGTACTTGAATCATACATCGAGTATATCTCTTCCAGGGAGAACGAAATACTAAGAGCTTTATTTAAAATCATCCAAGCCGCTAACACGTATCATTTTGAATTTGATGAATATCTCGATAGATTTGAGAATCTGATTAAGGATCATCTCATGCGACGAGAATCAGTTGGTAGTTATACCGAACATATAATGGATGACCGCTTTGCTAATTTCCTTACCGATGTTGGTATGTATTACATACGGAAGGATAATATTCAAAAAGGCTCAAAATATATACTGGATAGTTTAGAATTCTCTTATACCAACAATAATGCAATCAACATCGTAAGATGCTGTACAACCATTGAGCATATACAATCTAAGCTGGATCATGACGATCTAGAAAGATATGCTGCAATACGAGATAAGTTAAAAGTTAGCGGTACTCTTATCCATCCGTAG
- a CDS encoding nuclease-related domain-containing protein produces the protein MFEKFKSLFKSSDKPKKKPAQHTNKAKTSGNNAKPKVQPTRIGELGEHKINIQLDQLPKGCRYVNDLMVTNSKSRTGYSQIDHVVITPQGLFVIETKNYTGEIKGTRENKSWTVSNRFKMYNPFMQNYGHIQAIKSLLPDYQKSRFISLVSFTMRCRFSVDPELRKIQSDELIVYDVELSEYIQRKMNRIQAEKVDTVLSEADIQKIYQSLIGANITDPKIRAEHVERAGSSGKGK, from the coding sequence ATGTTTGAAAAATTTAAGTCCTTGTTCAAATCCTCTGATAAGCCAAAGAAAAAGCCGGCTCAACATACGAATAAAGCTAAAACATCAGGAAACAACGCCAAACCCAAGGTTCAGCCTACTCGAATTGGTGAGCTGGGTGAGCATAAGATTAATATTCAACTAGACCAACTCCCCAAAGGATGTAGATATGTAAATGATTTAATGGTGACGAATTCGAAGTCCCGAACGGGTTATTCGCAGATCGACCATGTAGTGATCACGCCGCAAGGGTTGTTTGTCATCGAGACGAAGAACTACACGGGAGAGATTAAGGGAACAAGAGAGAATAAGTCATGGACGGTCAGTAACCGGTTTAAAATGTATAATCCCTTTATGCAAAATTATGGCCATATTCAAGCGATTAAAAGTTTGCTCCCTGACTACCAAAAGAGCCGGTTCATCTCACTGGTTTCCTTTACGATGCGCTGTAGGTTCAGCGTAGATCCAGAACTAAGAAAAATCCAATCGGACGAACTGATTGTGTACGATGTTGAGCTTTCCGAATATATTCAGCGCAAAATGAATCGGATTCAAGCGGAGAAGGTGGATACCGTTTTATCGGAAGCTGATATTCAGAAGATCTATCAATCATTGATCGGGGCGAACATCACTGATCCGAAGATTCGAGCTGAGCATGTGGAAAGGGCGGGGAGTTCTGGGAAGGGGAAATAA
- a CDS encoding AAA family ATPase, producing MTIDEINQRIKNSVANQVYVKGKETRYYILTFKYSENHYGVKLLDHHKEVESADINGRLDAAKQAGMRMLQRHFSSARISDITMVHYKDDRPSGMPWQKDSDEVLFELLKKIKSTDNNEWLGGKSDDMNKTVAKNRILYGPPGTGKTYNVITQALKILNPDVDSDLITDPARRDEAVQMYNRYIESNQVVFCTFHQSYSYEDFVEGIRFVKESEGYEVRDGVFKRICNAARAVVTNRRHTYDFDLSTTNFHKISLGNTKDANDDIYDYCIQNNQIAMGWGNHVDYSLCSNKDEIREKYFDFANDERKFGVDAVDRFKHGIDIGDIVIVSNGNIKARAIGKVTGEYEYDEEGVIDYHHFRSVEWLWVSKDDADIVPVERILIDKIFSQQAIYMLAKENLNIESLRELITGRNEQGTGESQFVIVIDEINRGNISKIFGELITLIEPDKRLGQKNEISVTLPYSGSKFTVPSNVHILGTMNTADRSIALLDTALRRRFEFIEMMPAYNVLPSDVEGLDVRLLLQTLNDRIEYLFDRDHVIGHAYFITEEPTLDFYISVMKQRIIPLLQEYFYDNWESIELVLGGAGKNEKDTEFLIIKKTVSAKQLFVHTSKLPEYEKTRYVIQTNPTLKALTRIYKQNGNADKQEAVE from the coding sequence ATGACAATAGATGAGATAAACCAAAGGATTAAGAACAGTGTTGCAAATCAAGTATATGTTAAAGGAAAAGAGACTCGCTATTACATCTTGACCTTTAAATATAGTGAGAACCATTATGGAGTTAAGCTTTTAGATCATCACAAGGAGGTTGAATCAGCAGATATTAATGGCAGATTGGATGCCGCTAAGCAAGCTGGTATGAGAATGCTTCAACGTCACTTTTCCAGTGCTAGAATTTCGGATATAACCATGGTTCACTATAAAGATGATCGTCCAAGCGGAATGCCTTGGCAAAAAGATAGTGATGAAGTTTTATTTGAACTTTTAAAGAAGATAAAGTCAACGGATAATAATGAATGGCTTGGAGGTAAGTCTGACGATATGAATAAAACTGTAGCAAAAAACCGGATTCTTTATGGCCCTCCGGGTACAGGAAAGACCTACAATGTTATTACTCAAGCATTAAAAATTCTTAATCCAGATGTAGATTCTGATTTAATTACTGATCCGGCAAGACGTGATGAGGCTGTTCAAATGTATAACCGGTACATTGAAAGCAATCAAGTCGTGTTTTGTACATTTCATCAGTCGTATAGCTACGAAGACTTCGTAGAAGGTATTCGTTTTGTGAAGGAATCCGAAGGGTATGAGGTTCGGGATGGCGTGTTCAAGCGTATTTGTAATGCAGCAAGAGCTGTAGTAACCAATAGAAGGCATACATATGATTTTGATCTAAGCACTACGAATTTTCATAAAATATCGTTGGGTAACACGAAAGATGCCAATGATGATATTTATGATTATTGCATACAGAACAATCAGATAGCTATGGGCTGGGGAAACCATGTTGATTATAGTCTGTGCAGCAATAAGGACGAAATTCGTGAAAAATATTTTGACTTTGCTAATGATGAAAGGAAATTTGGTGTAGATGCGGTTGATCGATTCAAACATGGAATTGATATTGGCGATATCGTTATCGTTTCCAACGGTAACATTAAAGCTCGAGCGATCGGCAAAGTCACTGGCGAATATGAATATGATGAGGAAGGAGTCATTGACTATCATCACTTTCGCAGCGTAGAGTGGCTATGGGTTAGTAAAGATGATGCTGACATCGTTCCAGTAGAACGGATTCTGATTGATAAGATATTTTCACAGCAGGCGATTTATATGCTGGCAAAGGAAAATTTGAATATTGAGAGCCTTCGAGAGTTAATTACCGGCAGAAATGAACAGGGGACTGGAGAATCCCAGTTTGTTATCGTGATTGATGAGATAAACCGTGGTAATATCTCTAAAATATTTGGTGAACTAATTACACTTATTGAACCGGATAAGCGCTTAGGGCAAAAAAATGAAATATCCGTTACATTGCCTTATTCAGGCTCCAAATTCACCGTTCCTTCTAATGTTCATATTCTTGGTACAATGAATACGGCAGATCGTTCCATCGCCTTGCTTGATACCGCACTTCGCAGACGGTTTGAATTTATCGAGATGATGCCCGCTTATAATGTGCTGCCATCAGATGTTGAAGGCTTGGATGTACGACTTCTGCTTCAAACGTTGAACGACCGAATCGAATATTTATTTGATCGAGATCATGTCATTGGACATGCTTACTTTATTACTGAGGAACCAACACTAGACTTCTATATTAGCGTAATGAAACAAAGAATCATTCCATTGTTGCAGGAGTATTTTTATGATAACTGGGAATCTATTGAGCTTGTGTTAGGTGGAGCCGGAAAGAACGAAAAGGACACCGAATTTTTGATTATAAAGAAAACTGTCTCTGCTAAGCAATTGTTTGTCCACACATCTAAACTGCCAGAGTATGAGAAAACTCGTTATGTCATACAAACGAATCCAACCCTGAAGGCATTGACTCGCATTTATAAACAGAATGGAAATGCTGATAAGCAGGAAGCAGTCGAATGA
- a CDS encoding McrC family protein has translation MKHFAVTECYGSIPISDYDSEALSTLQADELSSYISMNRLDQDLIRISRKSVTFINYVGFIQLSSCSIEILPKVSSNEPSQSRRVLLHMLERTGYLDIHESQIGQIEYEKMNLFEILASLFTEKVLRELTRGVLRTYITQQDELNTVRGRIDTTSQMKRAHLKSTAVSCIYDEFHPDHILNRILKATLRKIMRQSNQLNTRKRAGHAMMYLDEVTDSIDQRIFRSAIYFDRNNRRYEACYRLAILLLSQSAPTPQMGNKTASSILFKMNDLFESYIAHLVRKLTSHVVIKDRSYKLLIKESTDRGVFQLEPDLLISGTHGLSMIIDTKWKVIDSSYSRHGVKREDFYQMYAYLTRYEHVETVILLYPNHDGINRTDDSPLESWYVEGRSDKRLLVYAINYEDESLALLELKSIMNGYLA, from the coding sequence ATGAAGCATTTTGCTGTAACGGAATGCTACGGTTCAATTCCCATATCCGATTATGATAGCGAAGCCTTATCTACATTACAGGCGGATGAACTATCCAGTTATATATCAATGAATCGTTTGGATCAGGATCTGATCCGAATATCAAGGAAGAGTGTTACTTTCATTAATTATGTTGGCTTCATTCAATTATCTTCTTGCTCTATTGAAATCCTTCCGAAAGTATCTAGCAATGAACCCTCACAATCACGACGGGTATTATTGCATATGCTGGAACGAACAGGTTACCTAGATATTCACGAGAGCCAGATTGGGCAAATTGAATATGAGAAAATGAACTTGTTTGAGATTCTTGCCTCGCTTTTTACAGAGAAGGTTCTTAGAGAGCTGACACGAGGGGTTCTTCGAACGTATATTACCCAGCAAGATGAACTGAACACTGTGCGAGGTAGAATTGATACAACCTCACAAATGAAGCGTGCTCATCTTAAATCGACAGCAGTAAGTTGTATTTACGATGAATTCCATCCTGACCACATACTGAATCGAATTCTGAAAGCTACACTAAGAAAGATTATGAGGCAGTCGAATCAATTGAATACTCGTAAACGGGCTGGTCACGCCATGATGTATCTAGATGAAGTGACTGATTCCATTGACCAGAGAATTTTCCGTTCGGCTATTTATTTTGATCGTAACAATCGTAGATACGAAGCGTGCTATCGACTTGCCATACTCTTATTGTCACAGTCTGCTCCAACACCGCAAATGGGAAATAAAACGGCGAGTTCAATTTTATTTAAGATGAATGACCTGTTTGAAAGTTACATAGCGCATCTGGTTCGAAAGTTAACATCTCATGTTGTTATAAAAGATCGTTCGTATAAACTGTTAATCAAGGAGAGCACTGATCGAGGTGTATTTCAATTAGAGCCTGATTTATTGATCTCTGGAACCCATGGCCTGTCTATGATTATAGATACAAAGTGGAAAGTGATTGATAGCTCGTATAGTCGCCATGGTGTGAAAAGGGAAGACTTTTATCAGATGTATGCCTATCTGACTCGCTATGAGCATGTAGAGACTGTTATTTTGCTCTATCCTAATCACGATGGAATCAATCGGACAGATGACTCACCATTGGAGTCATGGTATGTAGAGGGGCGATCAGATAAAAGATTGCTTGTTTACGCTATTAACTATGAGGATGAAAGTCTTGCACTTCTAGAGTTAAAGTCAATAATGAATGGTTATTTAGCTTAG
- a CDS encoding DUF4190 domain-containing protein, which yields MKQDTRTTTFNQPNRTQPAQANRTVSSKSRAASPPVNRTVINKAGGADGPSGNTSTTTKAAMKNQPKDRLGQAVVSLIFGIFGILFFIVGMLKLGFDSEYSYMPSTGTMATILFAFILSVVGFFLGIIARKSSKGRGMAIAGITLTTLPVVVMIIIIGAGLVLVYRQW from the coding sequence GTGAAACAGGACACTAGAACTACTACATTCAATCAGCCCAATAGGACACAGCCCGCCCAAGCTAACAGGACCGTTAGCAGTAAATCTAGGGCGGCTAGTCCTCCAGTAAACAGGACAGTAATCAATAAAGCGGGGGGAGCGGATGGTCCTTCCGGTAACACGAGTACAACAACAAAAGCCGCCATGAAGAATCAGCCAAAGGATAGACTAGGACAAGCTGTAGTATCGTTAATATTCGGTATATTTGGAATATTATTCTTCATAGTAGGAATGTTAAAGTTGGGCTTTGATTCCGAGTACAGCTACATGCCTTCGACAGGTACTATGGCCACAATTCTCTTTGCTTTTATACTTAGTGTTGTAGGTTTTTTCTTAGGTATTATTGCAAGAAAATCTTCTAAAGGAAGAGGTATGGCGATAGCGGGAATTACCCTAACAACATTACCCGTTGTCGTCATGATAATAATTATTGGCGCGGGACTGGTACTAGTCTATAGGCAGTGGTAA
- a CDS encoding carbohydrate-binding protein produces MTNKSFKPLSLLVVLAVFLSTFCAALPSVNAAARGAWAPNTAYAVNDTVTYSGSTYTCLQAHTSLVGWEPSNVPALWQKDGSGGTTPPTTPPTTNGVTFYADINYGGKAVTLGIGNYTLSQLNANGIPNDWMSSLKVPSGWTVEVYENDNFGGAKWTFTSDSSWVGSTINDKMSSVKIYTGSPPPTVTKPAEVPSHIWTYVMNADNAYGKGGDFALLLSAVIKKESSFGAGLPGSPSAGDGLMQVEPNTRNAYLSQFSSKFGRAYNHSSEQDQVYLGALILNEKITKFGNIYNGLLHYNGGDNWYPGATDSYGRPILADQYADAVYATYKGYGGKN; encoded by the coding sequence ATGACTAATAAATCTTTTAAGCCCTTATCACTTTTGGTAGTTTTAGCAGTATTTCTATCCACTTTTTGCGCAGCCTTACCGTCAGTAAACGCAGCCGCTAGAGGAGCGTGGGCTCCAAATACCGCATATGCAGTAAATGACACAGTAACCTATAGTGGAAGCACTTATACCTGTCTTCAGGCACATACTTCTCTCGTAGGTTGGGAACCGTCCAATGTTCCTGCTTTATGGCAGAAAGACGGTAGCGGCGGAACTACGCCGCCAACCACACCACCGACAACGAACGGAGTAACATTCTATGCAGATATAAACTATGGAGGAAAAGCAGTGACACTCGGGATAGGCAATTATACACTGTCTCAGTTGAACGCAAACGGAATTCCGAATGACTGGATGTCGTCTCTTAAGGTTCCAAGCGGTTGGACGGTTGAAGTATATGAGAATGATAATTTTGGAGGAGCCAAGTGGACCTTTACTTCAGATTCTTCCTGGGTTGGCAGCACGATCAATGACAAAATGTCATCGGTCAAGATTTATACGGGTTCACCACCTCCTACAGTAACTAAGCCTGCCGAGGTTCCAAGCCATATATGGACATATGTCATGAATGCGGACAATGCCTATGGGAAAGGCGGAGATTTTGCTTTATTGTTAAGTGCTGTTATCAAAAAGGAAAGCAGCTTTGGCGCAGGTTTACCAGGTAGTCCATCGGCCGGCGACGGATTGATGCAGGTCGAACCAAACACACGCAATGCGTATTTATCTCAATTCAGCTCAAAATTTGGCCGTGCGTATAATCATAGCAGTGAACAAGATCAGGTATATCTGGGTGCGTTAATTTTAAATGAGAAGATTACGAAGTTTGGAAATATCTACAACGGATTATTACACTACAACGGTGGAGATAACTGGTATCCGGGAGCTACGGATTCTTATGGCCGTCCTATTCTGGCGGATCAATATGCAGATGCCGTTTACGCTACTTATAAGGGCTATGGTGGTAAGAATTAA
- the hcp gene encoding hydroxylamine reductase — protein sequence MNNNAQETVEHQPSMFCFQCQEASKGTGCTIVGVCGKPHDVANLQDLLIYLLKGISFLSLDVRLPEELEQRVSLFMMDSLFATITNANFDREVFVGRIREAIELRGEVRTYYNEQYPEGTANLPDAAVWQADNEASFDEKARTVGVLSTRNEDIRSLRELITYGLKGMAAYTYHALHLEKDDNELNRFMRRALAATLDDSLEVQDLVALTMETGQYGVNAMAMLDEANTSVYGNPEITKVNIGVGNQPGILISGHDLKDLEELLKQTEGTGVDVYTHSEMLPAHYYPAFKKYEHFVGNYGNAWWKQNSEFAAFNGPILMTTNCIVPPKDSYKDRIYTTGNTGFPGVRHIPEGTDGAPKDFSALIEQAKGCPAPTELETGEIIGGFAHAAVMNVADQVVDAVKSGAIRRFFVMAGCDGRMKSRSYYTDFAAELPTDTVILTAGCAKYKYNKLDLGEIGGIPRVLDAGQCNDSYSLVVIALKLKEVFGLEDINDLPISYNIAWYEQKAVIVLLALLYLGVKNIHLGPTLPAFLSPNVAKVLVENFGIGGITNVEDDMKMFLGA from the coding sequence ATGAATAACAACGCCCAAGAGACCGTAGAGCATCAGCCGTCCATGTTCTGCTTTCAATGTCAGGAAGCATCCAAAGGAACAGGCTGCACCATTGTCGGAGTATGCGGCAAACCGCATGATGTGGCAAACCTGCAGGATTTGCTGATTTATCTGTTAAAAGGTATCTCTTTTCTCAGTCTGGATGTCCGGCTGCCGGAGGAGCTTGAACAGCGCGTATCACTGTTTATGATGGACTCCTTGTTTGCAACGATTACGAACGCCAACTTTGACCGCGAGGTTTTTGTGGGAAGAATCCGGGAAGCGATCGAGCTCCGCGGCGAGGTGCGCACCTATTATAACGAACAATATCCGGAAGGAACCGCCAATCTCCCTGATGCTGCCGTCTGGCAAGCGGATAACGAAGCTTCTTTTGATGAAAAAGCACGTACGGTTGGTGTCCTCTCGACCCGCAATGAAGACATCCGCTCGCTGCGCGAATTGATTACGTACGGCTTGAAGGGGATGGCTGCTTACACGTACCACGCGCTTCATCTGGAGAAGGATGATAACGAATTAAACCGTTTTATGCGCCGTGCACTTGCCGCCACGCTTGACGACAGCCTTGAAGTGCAGGATCTGGTCGCTTTGACGATGGAAACCGGTCAATACGGCGTAAACGCCATGGCGATGCTGGATGAAGCGAACACCTCGGTTTACGGAAATCCGGAAATTACGAAGGTCAATATCGGGGTAGGCAACCAGCCCGGCATTCTGATCAGCGGCCATGATCTGAAGGATTTGGAGGAGCTGCTGAAGCAGACGGAAGGAACCGGCGTGGATGTGTACACGCACAGTGAAATGCTGCCTGCCCACTATTATCCGGCATTCAAGAAATATGAGCATTTTGTAGGCAATTACGGGAATGCCTGGTGGAAGCAGAATAGCGAATTCGCAGCCTTTAACGGCCCGATATTAATGACAACCAACTGTATCGTCCCGCCGAAAGACAGTTATAAAGACCGTATATATACAACAGGCAACACGGGGTTTCCGGGTGTCCGCCATATTCCAGAAGGAACAGACGGTGCTCCCAAAGACTTCTCCGCCCTGATCGAGCAAGCGAAAGGATGCCCCGCTCCAACGGAGCTTGAAACGGGTGAGATCATCGGCGGTTTCGCTCATGCCGCTGTGATGAACGTGGCCGATCAAGTCGTCGATGCCGTGAAATCCGGGGCGATCCGCCGCTTCTTCGTCATGGCCGGCTGCGATGGACGGATGAAATCCCGCAGCTATTACACCGATTTCGCAGCCGAACTCCCAACAGACACGGTCATTCTAACTGCAGGCTGTGCCAAATACAAATACAATAAACTGGATCTAGGCGAAATCGGCGGTATTCCGCGGGTCCTGGACGCTGGTCAATGCAATGATTCTTACTCCCTGGTCGTGATTGCATTGAAGCTGAAGGAAGTATTCGGCCTTGAGGATATTAATGATTTGCCGATTTCCTATAACATTGCCTGGTATGAGCAAAAAGCGGTGATCGTGCTGCTTGCCCTGCTATATCTTGGCGTTAAAAATATTCATCTGGGCCCTACGCTCCCTGCATTCCTGTCGCCTAACGTTGCCAAAGTCCTCGTGGAAAACTTCGGCATCGGCGGCATTACGAATGTGGAAGATGATATGAAGATGTTCCTTGGCGCGTAA
- a CDS encoding 2-oxoacid:acceptor oxidoreductase family protein, whose translation MSILPQKNELGFFEIRLESIGGLGANLAGKMLAEAGVTGSGLNGSNFSSYGSEKKGSPVKSFVRFCDSEVEIRDHSPIEQPHVVGVFHEALYKTIDVISGLQPDGTVLVNTVRALSEVAVDLNMTQGTLAVVDALKISVEEKTKVNTAMLGALFRICSFLNPDDMRQVIRTTFEKKLPHLVEPNVRTFDRGYNEVQFLSLGNGSELIDKISFARPQPMLGYETQELGGILNVTANSVLKDLSSSRQGYLPEYKIEDCIHCAACDTVCPDFCIVWEKKPDKRGNMQMFMRGIDYQYCKGCLKCIEACPTTALAAMLEEPHYAEQHRVPQSFPYITAEGVRS comes from the coding sequence ATGTCGATTTTACCTCAAAAGAATGAACTGGGATTTTTCGAGATTCGTCTCGAATCCATCGGCGGGCTTGGCGCCAATCTGGCGGGAAAAATGCTGGCCGAAGCCGGGGTGACCGGCTCCGGACTTAACGGTTCGAATTTTTCCAGCTATGGTTCGGAGAAAAAAGGGTCGCCCGTGAAGAGTTTCGTAAGGTTCTGCGATTCCGAGGTGGAAATCCGCGATCACAGTCCCATTGAGCAGCCGCATGTCGTCGGTGTATTTCATGAAGCATTGTATAAGACGATCGATGTCATAAGCGGATTACAGCCTGATGGAACGGTGCTTGTGAATACGGTGCGAGCCCTTTCCGAAGTGGCCGTTGATCTGAACATGACGCAGGGAACGCTGGCCGTAGTTGATGCGCTGAAGATTTCCGTTGAGGAAAAAACCAAAGTGAATACGGCCATGCTGGGGGCTTTGTTCCGGATTTGTAGCTTCCTAAACCCGGACGATATGCGGCAGGTGATCCGCACAACATTTGAGAAAAAGCTGCCCCACCTCGTGGAACCGAATGTGCGGACTTTTGACAGAGGATATAACGAAGTTCAGTTCCTTTCCTTGGGAAATGGCTCAGAGCTTATAGACAAAATTTCCTTCGCAAGACCGCAGCCGATGCTTGGATATGAAACGCAGGAGCTGGGCGGGATTCTGAACGTTACGGCGAACAGTGTCCTGAAGGATCTTAGCAGCTCCCGGCAGGGATATTTGCCAGAGTACAAGATCGAGGACTGCATTCACTGTGCCGCCTGCGATACGGTATGTCCGGATTTCTGCATCGTGTGGGAGAAGAAACCGGATAAGCGCGGGAATATGCAGATGTTTATGAGAGGTATCGATTATCAGTATTGCAAAGGCTGCTTGAAGTGTATCGAAGCTTGTCCGACCACCGCTTTAGCTGCCATGTTAGAAGAGCCGCATTATGCGGAGCAGCACCGTGTGCCGCAATCATTTCCCTATATAACCGCGGAGGGAGTCCGATCATGA